The DNA window GGTCACGCCGCGCGTGCGCATGTGCTGCGCCGTGGCCACGGCCTCGGCTCCGGCCAGCAGGACTTTCTTGGGATTGCAGCCCCGCAGCGGGCAGACACCGCCATAGCCCCGCGACTCCACTATGGCCACGGATTTCCCCGCCTTGGCCAGCCGCGAGGCCGCCTCGCCCCCGGCCGGGCCGGCGCCGATCACCACCGCATCGTATTGCCGCATCTTGTCTCCCGACCTCATCTAGGCGTCCAGTTCCGTCTCCAGCCAGGCGCGCACTTCCGGCGAAAGCTCATGAATGCCCTTGAGCCCGCCGATGGACTCGAGATAGGCGTCGGCCAGCTCCTTGGGCAGCTTCTTCTCGCAGAGCGTGGTCGAGCCGTACTTGTCCATGCGCATGAGCACCACCTTGGGCGCGGCCCAGGTGTCGATCACGAAATAAATGGAATAGCCGTCCGAATCCGCCACAGGCGGGCGCAGCGCGTCCTTCCAGTTGTTGTTGCCCCACTCCAGGTACATGGTCACGGCGTCCTCGTGGATCATGTCCCAGTTGACCTCGTTGAGCCATTGGCGGCAGACGTCTTCGCTCATGGGTGCCCCCTTGTTCGCAGTTTATTCCAGTCTTTTGAATGTAAATGGAAAAATGCTTCGGCGCAAGACGCTTCCATTCCCAACCTCGTCAACAGGGAAAACTCGTCCTTTTCCCTTCCCTTTTCCTTCCTGTTTCATCCTGTCCGGAAAACCGGGTGTACGCTCGCGCCGGAAGGTATCGAAAATACGTTATACATACTTGTTGTAAACCAGG is part of the Paucidesulfovibrio longus DSM 6739 genome and encodes:
- a CDS encoding DVU0772 family protein, with translation MSEDVCRQWLNEVNWDMIHEDAVTMYLEWGNNNWKDALRPPVADSDGYSIYFVIDTWAAPKVVLMRMDKYGSTTLCEKKLPKELADAYLESIGGLKGIHELSPEVRAWLETELDA